Proteins encoded within one genomic window of Fusarium musae strain F31 chromosome 4, whole genome shotgun sequence:
- a CDS encoding hypothetical protein (CAZy:GH134) translates to MLRVCAKQAGFLGQPESQWNNGAKLNSDIYADVASRWDCQEYYGYDKWFASHRNCAIGLSNPNTEDIRFYRESVEWIQAQIDSKSTYKTDDTRFWVNVTPI, encoded by the exons ATGCTTCGTGTCTGCGCCAAGCAAGCTGGTTTTTTAGGACAGCCCGAAAGTCAGTGGAACAACGGTGCTAAGCTCAA CTCTGATATCTACGCTGATGTTGCCTCACGTTGGGATTGCCAGGAATATTACGGTTATGATAAGTGGTTTGCCAGTCACCGTAACTGCGCTATTGGCTTGTCGAACCCCAATACGGAAGATATCCGCTTCTACCGTGAGTCTGTTGAGTGGATCCAGGCGCAAATCGATTCAAAGTCTACTTACAAGACTGATGATACTCGCTTTTGGGTTAATGTTACCCCTATCTAA